In Desulfomonile tiedjei DSM 6799, a genomic segment contains:
- a CDS encoding IS701 family transposase, giving the protein MKRSIPDPFGIDEIHFRACFSAPSFRIFVALVVGWVLTMGKHTISQVILTMRLHESKHFASIYRFLGKGRWETDFVSYFVFRMLVETLIAEGIEILVVIDDTLNKHTGKKICGAGWQHDGSLPKHTKQKGYGVCFVIIGLAIRLPGISDRMFCLPYAARLWWPPKAKFNPKSLPYKTKPELGLDLINLTHSWLQEGERLRIVFDLGYCCDTILKARPKNVHITGRLRKDAALFAVLEPAPFTVMGRPRKRGARLPSLETMFQDPNLGWNEIRVFCYGKQTKLLIHQFTALWYHSAGQQPLSIVLCHDPAGHHANMVFFDTDPQAAPQQIIERYAARFSIEMTNRETKNLLGAAEPQCRKETSVTRAPMFAYWAYCFVVLWFVGQFVTAKNLVADPAPWYCRKKSFTFSDMLAAARRSHFSLRIYSKASRINKFEKLNGPRSTRGLDHARIAKL; this is encoded by the coding sequence TTGAAGAGATCTATACCAGATCCGTTCGGGATTGACGAGATTCATTTCAGAGCGTGTTTCAGCGCACCGAGTTTCCGTATCTTCGTTGCGCTGGTGGTCGGTTGGGTGCTCACTATGGGCAAGCACACTATCAGCCAGGTGATTCTGACCATGAGACTCCATGAATCCAAGCACTTCGCCAGCATCTACCGATTCCTCGGCAAGGGACGATGGGAGACTGACTTTGTCTCCTATTTCGTCTTCAGAATGTTGGTAGAAACGCTGATTGCAGAAGGGATCGAGATCCTTGTGGTGATTGACGACACCTTGAACAAGCACACTGGCAAGAAGATCTGTGGCGCGGGCTGGCAGCATGATGGTTCACTCCCAAAGCATACTAAGCAAAAGGGGTATGGAGTGTGCTTTGTCATCATAGGACTGGCGATTCGCCTTCCCGGCATCAGCGATCGCATGTTTTGTCTGCCATACGCTGCCCGCCTTTGGTGGCCGCCAAAGGCCAAGTTTAATCCCAAGAGCCTGCCCTACAAGACAAAACCCGAACTTGGATTGGATCTTATAAATCTGACTCATTCATGGCTCCAAGAGGGAGAAAGACTGAGAATTGTGTTCGACCTGGGATACTGCTGCGATACCATCCTCAAAGCACGACCCAAGAATGTGCACATTACAGGGAGGCTGAGAAAGGATGCAGCTTTGTTCGCTGTGCTGGAACCTGCTCCATTTACAGTGATGGGCAGACCTCGCAAGAGAGGCGCTCGACTGCCCTCCCTGGAAACGATGTTCCAGGACCCCAATCTGGGGTGGAATGAGATTAGGGTCTTCTGCTATGGAAAACAAACTAAGCTCCTGATACATCAGTTCACGGCGCTATGGTATCATAGCGCAGGGCAACAGCCTCTTTCGATCGTGTTGTGCCATGACCCGGCCGGCCACCATGCCAATATGGTGTTTTTCGATACGGACCCTCAGGCTGCACCACAGCAGATTATCGAGCGCTACGCTGCACGCTTTAGCATTGAGATGACCAATCGAGAGACCAAGAACCTCCTGGGTGCGGCTGAACCTCAGTGTCGGAAAGAGACCTCGGTAACCCGTGCCCCTATGTTTGCTTACTGGGCCTACTGCTTTGTAGTGCTTTGGTTCGTTGGGCAATTCGTCACTGCAAAGAACCTCGTTGCCGACCCGGCTCCCTGGTACTGCCGGAAAAAGTCGTTCACCTTTTCAGACATGCTGGCAGCAGCTCGAAGGAGTCATTTCTCGCTGAGAATTTATTCGAAAGCCAGCCGAATCAATAAGTTCGAAAAACTCAACGGCCCGCGCTCCACGCGCGGACTCGACCATGCAAGAATCGCGAAACTATAG
- a CDS encoding poly(R)-hydroxyalkanoic acid synthase subunit PhaE, producing MEKQHETVGAKSLMELWLKTSTDFWTSMTESDPNGSQRQQPDTGESQEKGRAEEALQSTMRAVKAFAASMAEPEAAESWAKGINTLPEVFIKMTQPVANSFFLAQQEWMKKAGRVGQCASEHRLNDISGTSFRVLTEVYEREFRHFFHIPQVGLARGYQEHFNAAVDRYNLFQTSLTEFLSLLYLPLEQSLKMMQDKLAEMTDSGKLPDDSKEYYRMWIKILENHYATLFKSPEYLETLRKTLDSVNEFIIARSQILQDTLKVLPVPSQQEMDELYKEIYLLKKKIRNLEKLIPELSNSQK from the coding sequence ATGGAAAAACAGCACGAAACCGTGGGTGCGAAGTCTCTTATGGAACTCTGGCTCAAGACTTCCACTGACTTCTGGACATCCATGACGGAATCCGATCCGAACGGTTCGCAACGGCAGCAGCCCGATACGGGGGAGTCGCAGGAAAAGGGTAGGGCCGAAGAAGCCCTGCAATCCACCATGAGAGCGGTCAAGGCCTTTGCCGCTTCCATGGCTGAACCGGAGGCAGCCGAATCCTGGGCGAAAGGGATCAACACGCTGCCCGAGGTGTTTATCAAGATGACACAGCCGGTGGCAAACAGCTTTTTTCTTGCACAACAGGAATGGATGAAGAAAGCCGGCAGAGTCGGGCAGTGTGCTTCAGAACACAGGCTTAACGACATCTCGGGAACATCTTTCAGAGTACTCACAGAGGTGTACGAGAGAGAGTTCCGTCACTTTTTCCACATACCTCAGGTCGGACTTGCCCGCGGGTATCAAGAACACTTCAATGCTGCAGTTGACCGGTATAATCTGTTTCAGACTTCGCTGACCGAATTCCTTTCGTTGCTGTACCTTCCTCTGGAACAATCCCTGAAAATGATGCAGGACAAACTTGCCGAAATGACTGATTCAGGCAAGCTCCCGGACGATTCGAAAGAATACTACCGCATGTGGATAAAGATCCTGGAAAACCACTACGCGACGCTGTTCAAATCCCCCGAATACCTCGAGACCCTCCGAAAGACACTCGATTCGGTGAATGAATTCATTATTGCCCGTTCCCAGATCCTTCAAGACACTCTGAAAGTTCTCCCCGTGCCATCGCAGCAGGAAATGGATGAATTGTATAAAGAAATCTATCTATTGAAAAAGAAAATAAGAAATCTAGAGAAGCTAATTCCGGAATTATCGAATTCTCAAAAGTAA
- the phaC gene encoding class III poly(R)-hydroxyalkanoic acid synthase subunit PhaC: MGQSKIPVDLLISALAEDVEKAQAKAQRAADLFMGSLDTTIASTPHEIVYQEDRVKLKHYRPTGKKSMKTPLLVVYALINRETMLDLQPGRSVVEVFLDAGIDLYMIDWGYPTRKDRYLTIDDHVNGYMDSIVDFIRKRHKIDKINLMGICMGGTFSVIYSALFPEKIKNLITTVTPTNFETEQGLLHVWTKNMDVDRMVDSFGNMPGDLLNFGFLLLNPARLMIDKYVGLIENIDSKSFVENFIRMEKWIFDSPDVPGETFRQFIKDLYQKNLLIQSQLMVDGRRVDLQNITMPVLNFYGYFDHLVPPEACNKLTAMVGSSDIEDVCLHTGHIGIYVSSKSQKEFAPKIVRWLQKRDF; this comes from the coding sequence ATGGGGCAGTCCAAGATACCTGTCGATCTCCTCATTTCTGCTCTGGCGGAAGATGTGGAAAAGGCTCAAGCTAAAGCCCAGCGAGCGGCTGATTTGTTCATGGGGTCCTTGGATACGACCATCGCGAGTACCCCGCACGAGATCGTTTATCAGGAAGACCGTGTGAAATTGAAGCATTACCGCCCCACGGGCAAGAAATCGATGAAGACTCCGTTGCTCGTCGTCTATGCACTCATAAATCGAGAGACAATGCTGGATCTGCAGCCGGGCCGCAGTGTAGTGGAGGTCTTCCTTGATGCGGGAATCGACTTGTACATGATCGATTGGGGATATCCGACCCGCAAGGATCGTTATTTGACCATTGACGATCACGTCAACGGGTACATGGATTCAATCGTCGATTTCATCCGGAAGAGACATAAGATCGATAAGATAAATCTCATGGGAATCTGCATGGGCGGCACCTTTTCCGTCATCTATTCGGCATTGTTCCCGGAAAAAATAAAAAATCTTATCACCACGGTTACTCCAACGAATTTCGAGACCGAGCAAGGCCTGCTTCACGTCTGGACCAAGAACATGGATGTGGATCGAATGGTAGACTCATTCGGCAACATGCCTGGAGATTTGCTGAATTTCGGATTTCTGCTGCTGAATCCTGCGCGTTTGATGATCGACAAGTACGTGGGGCTCATAGAGAATATCGACAGTAAGTCTTTCGTAGAGAACTTTATCCGTATGGAAAAATGGATTTTCGACAGCCCTGACGTTCCGGGTGAAACCTTTCGGCAGTTCATCAAAGACCTCTATCAGAAGAATCTCCTTATCCAGAGTCAACTCATGGTGGACGGGAGACGTGTGGATCTGCAAAACATCACCATGCCCGTGCTGAATTTTTACGGATATTTCGATCACCTTGTTCCTCCTGAAGCATGCAATAAGCTGACGGCCATGGTGGGCAGTTCCGATATCGAGGATGTTTGCCTCCATACGGGCCATATCGGTATTTACGTAAGTTCCAAAAGCCAGAAAGAATTTGCTCCCAAGATTGTCAGATGGTTGCAGAAACGCGATTTCTGA
- a CDS encoding GAF domain-containing protein encodes MTRKKDYFQTFCEVSKAFGTTLSKQELLSLICKSAVETMDGKAACLFLADDKREVFVPVAQHGLSQTYLHAHPMNARSVVAEVLQGKHLSIEDATTDPRLENHDIKKAEGIASILVVPVFVRNRPIGVLSLYTSEQRVFSEDEVHFLAALAEQGGMAIQNTKLLERIRQTSLLFSEFAANLNSSLDIKKILHIMTADIADAFGMKGVAVRLLNQETGTLELVASYGLSEEFLNKGPVINETLRRVLGGETVISALEDRRVYRAAMEQEGILSILCVPMRVADEVIGVMQLCSETINGFSEDMVQLATALGHQGGLAIRNASLYFMLQRDKMALEQEIWGHKSWF; translated from the coding sequence ATGACCAGGAAGAAAGATTATTTTCAAACGTTTTGTGAAGTGAGTAAAGCCTTCGGGACTACACTCAGCAAGCAGGAACTCTTAAGCCTTATCTGCAAGAGCGCTGTTGAAACCATGGACGGCAAGGCTGCCTGCTTGTTCTTAGCTGACGACAAAAGAGAAGTATTTGTGCCGGTTGCGCAGCATGGACTTTCCCAAACCTATCTTCATGCGCATCCCATGAATGCCAGGAGCGTGGTGGCAGAAGTCCTACAAGGAAAGCATCTTTCCATCGAGGACGCTACAACGGATCCGCGACTCGAGAATCATGATATCAAAAAGGCCGAAGGCATAGCTTCCATTCTGGTGGTACCGGTTTTCGTGAGGAACCGCCCTATCGGCGTGCTTTCGCTCTACACTTCAGAACAAAGGGTTTTCTCGGAAGATGAAGTACACTTCCTTGCGGCATTGGCGGAACAGGGAGGTATGGCAATCCAGAATACAAAATTGCTGGAGCGTATCAGGCAAACATCGCTTTTGTTCAGCGAATTTGCGGCGAATTTGAACTCGAGCCTGGACATCAAGAAAATTTTGCACATTATGACCGCGGACATCGCCGATGCATTCGGCATGAAGGGTGTTGCCGTCCGACTGCTGAATCAGGAAACCGGGACTCTGGAGCTGGTCGCAAGCTACGGGCTGAGTGAAGAGTTCTTAAATAAAGGCCCGGTTATCAATGAGACGTTACGCAGAGTCCTTGGAGGCGAAACGGTTATATCCGCGCTGGAAGATCGAAGAGTGTACAGAGCTGCCATGGAGCAGGAGGGAATTCTGTCGATTCTCTGTGTACCCATGCGGGTTGCTGACGAAGTTATCGGAGTCATGCAACTTTGCAGTGAAACGATCAACGGTTTTTCGGAAGACATGGTTCAGCTCGCGACTGCCCTTGGTCATCAAGGCGGACTTGCTATTCGGAACGCATCTCTCTATTTCATGCTGCAACGAGACAAGATGGCGCTGGAACAGGAAATCTGGGGCCACAAATCATGGTTCTGA
- a CDS encoding MaoC family dehydratase: MTGKTIFQVKVGDTAELAKTISEADVYLYAGITGDFNPAHVNEEYARNTFFKTRIAHGMLTAGLISAVLANRLPGPGTIYLKQELSFLAPVMIGDTITARVEVVEILEEKNRIRFKTTCSNQNGKVVLDGEALISPPKF; encoded by the coding sequence ATGACGGGAAAAACAATTTTCCAGGTAAAAGTGGGTGATACGGCAGAGTTGGCCAAAACCATATCAGAGGCTGACGTATACCTCTATGCCGGAATAACCGGTGATTTCAACCCTGCTCATGTGAATGAGGAGTACGCTCGCAACACGTTCTTCAAGACGCGGATTGCCCACGGAATGTTGACTGCAGGCCTGATTTCAGCGGTTCTGGCGAACCGATTGCCCGGACCCGGCACCATATATCTGAAACAGGAATTGAGCTTCCTCGCACCGGTCATGATTGGCGATACTATAACGGCCAGAGTGGAAGTTGTTGAAATATTAGAAGAAAAGAACAGAATCCGTTTCAAGACGACCTGTTCGAACCAGAATGGGAAAGTGGTGCTGGATGGTGAGGCTTTGATCAGTCCTCCAAAGTTCTGA
- a CDS encoding ankyrin repeat domain-containing protein codes for MDSTSFSKSIREKEGSTPEAGAVSSKDLLPIPGTNKSSDYTVSADPNIGPSLLVAASQGRTDLVEEVLFFGADIDFQDSSGKTGLIEACLWGRSQVVRLLIDRGASLDRTDHQSRTPLMHAVFWGHADIAEILLNAGADPLKEDVYGYTALHWAACRDQSHIVQTLLKYGISVDPRTSEKETPLMLACSSGHVSVAQVLIENEAESEASDKKKSTPLIKAVSSGQTEVVRFLIESGVDVNSQNESGDTGLTEAARVGLVPILELLLEAGAWIDHQTIFGNTALMRASYSGRFDAVKLLLERGASLTPRNKYGNCALLEACIGGHPDAARLLLASGADVQTRDLKGRTCLMFAASSGFLELVRVLLDWGADPFVHDQEGNTALDWAYSDYNPEVVQLLIDSRASSRIDPDSAPTAEHIATQSLDIVDGADPLGQTPLIIAAEKGDEEWVVYLLGEGARINSADRFGDTALMKAASRGQLTVAELLLSRGADINAKNRYGNTALMRAAFKGNLKLVRLLIDAGADVHTTNREGSTALEIAAFKNHFGVAKLLLDYGSDVNATDDYGDTPLIKSAAMGHISVVKLMLARGANINARNYLGNTALIRAASNGHLDVVEQLLAARADVHVKNMYGNDALSKASLKGHTATANLLAISGAETITMGQEPTTSQTGGHPGYELTDFLLQTDGSVDDNWEQILSVLKKADPQELEALVTQGADLALNSKVRDTIFALSVRAGRPHLVRKLLERGAGKSSRSMLDQGLIVAASQGSVEVAELLLNWGAVPNARNKSGKTALMKAAAAGYKETVELLLKKGALPDNQGTDENSALMRAAYRGHFEVVRLLVRAGANIAARNNHGHSAVVLAATAGHHEIAAFLRALGSTESL; via the coding sequence ATGGATTCCACTTCCTTTTCAAAATCGATTCGGGAGAAAGAAGGTAGTACCCCCGAAGCCGGCGCGGTTTCATCAAAAGACCTCTTACCGATTCCCGGCACGAACAAGTCTTCCGATTATACAGTATCGGCGGACCCGAATATTGGTCCCAGTCTGTTGGTTGCTGCTTCTCAGGGCCGGACTGACCTGGTGGAAGAAGTTCTGTTTTTTGGTGCAGACATAGATTTCCAGGACTCTTCGGGAAAAACCGGGTTAATTGAAGCATGCCTCTGGGGGCGATCTCAGGTTGTGAGACTGCTGATCGACAGAGGCGCATCGTTAGATAGAACAGATCATCAAAGCCGAACACCGCTGATGCATGCCGTGTTTTGGGGACACGCAGATATTGCGGAAATACTCCTGAATGCGGGTGCTGATCCCCTTAAAGAAGATGTGTACGGCTACACTGCACTGCACTGGGCGGCATGTCGGGATCAGTCGCATATCGTGCAGACTTTGCTTAAATACGGGATATCGGTCGATCCGCGAACTAGCGAAAAAGAGACACCCCTTATGTTGGCGTGCTCCTCAGGCCATGTATCCGTAGCTCAAGTGCTCATAGAGAACGAGGCTGAGAGCGAAGCATCCGACAAGAAGAAGAGTACTCCTCTGATCAAAGCCGTCTCTTCCGGTCAGACAGAAGTTGTCAGGTTCCTCATAGAATCCGGAGTAGACGTTAATTCTCAGAACGAATCGGGGGATACCGGGCTCACGGAAGCAGCGCGTGTCGGGCTCGTTCCTATTCTCGAATTACTCCTTGAAGCAGGGGCTTGGATAGATCATCAAACAATCTTCGGAAATACGGCGCTTATGCGCGCCAGTTACTCGGGACGTTTCGATGCGGTGAAGCTTCTCTTGGAACGTGGAGCAAGTCTGACTCCGCGGAACAAGTACGGCAATTGCGCGCTCCTGGAGGCCTGCATAGGTGGGCATCCCGACGCAGCGCGCCTCCTCCTGGCATCCGGTGCAGACGTGCAAACGCGAGATCTGAAAGGCAGAACTTGTCTCATGTTTGCGGCTTCTTCAGGATTTCTCGAGCTGGTCCGCGTCCTTCTGGACTGGGGAGCAGATCCGTTTGTGCACGATCAGGAGGGAAACACCGCGTTGGATTGGGCTTACTCGGATTACAATCCTGAGGTTGTCCAGCTTCTCATCGATTCTCGTGCATCATCCAGAATCGATCCGGACAGTGCACCAACAGCCGAACACATAGCCACTCAGTCATTGGACATTGTAGACGGCGCGGATCCTCTCGGACAGACACCTCTTATAATTGCGGCCGAGAAAGGGGACGAGGAATGGGTGGTCTATCTTCTGGGGGAAGGGGCTCGGATCAACTCCGCCGATCGATTCGGCGATACCGCTCTGATGAAAGCAGCCTCGAGAGGACAATTGACTGTGGCGGAATTATTGCTTTCGCGAGGAGCCGACATAAACGCGAAGAACCGGTACGGTAACACGGCCCTAATGAGAGCGGCGTTCAAAGGGAATCTCAAGCTTGTCAGACTGCTTATCGATGCAGGCGCGGACGTGCATACGACGAATCGGGAAGGCAGCACGGCTTTGGAAATTGCTGCTTTCAAGAATCACTTCGGCGTCGCGAAGCTCCTCCTGGACTACGGTTCTGATGTTAACGCGACAGACGATTACGGCGATACCCCTTTGATCAAGTCCGCTGCAATGGGTCACATTTCTGTCGTCAAACTGATGCTGGCCCGGGGAGCTAATATCAATGCCAGAAATTATCTTGGCAATACCGCACTCATAAGAGCCGCTTCCAATGGCCACCTGGATGTCGTTGAACAACTCCTGGCCGCACGAGCGGATGTTCATGTGAAGAATATGTACGGGAATGATGCCCTCTCGAAGGCATCTCTCAAAGGACACACCGCAACTGCAAATCTCCTCGCGATCAGTGGCGCGGAAACCATCACCATGGGTCAAGAGCCTACCACCAGCCAGACTGGAGGACATCCCGGTTATGAGTTAACCGATTTTCTGTTGCAGACAGATGGATCTGTTGACGACAACTGGGAACAAATCCTCTCTGTGCTCAAGAAAGCAGATCCTCAAGAATTGGAAGCTCTGGTAACTCAGGGCGCTGATTTGGCCCTCAACAGCAAAGTACGAGACACTATTTTCGCACTCTCCGTGAGAGCAGGCCGACCGCACCTGGTTCGAAAACTCCTGGAGCGGGGTGCCGGAAAGTCAAGTCGGAGCATGCTTGACCAGGGGTTGATCGTCGCCGCTTCGCAAGGGAGCGTGGAAGTTGCGGAGCTTCTTCTCAACTGGGGTGCAGTTCCAAATGCCAGGAACAAGTCCGGAAAAACAGCTTTGATGAAGGCAGCAGCAGCCGGATATAAGGAAACAGTGGAATTACTGCTGAAAAAAGGTGCATTGCCGGATAATCAAGGTACTGACGAGAACTCTGCGCTCATGCGTGCTGCTTACAGAGGCCATTTCGAGGTGGTGAGACTTCTGGTGCGCGCTGGAGCCAATATAGCTGCTCGCAATAACCATGGACATTCGGCGGTGGTCCTTGCTGCAACCGCAGGGCACCATGAAATTGCCGCGTTTCTTCGAGCACTGGGTTCAACGGAATCACTGTAG
- a CDS encoding LuxR C-terminal-related transcriptional regulator, whose translation MEELSFHDLRNRSACSGESEILHSETRVRQGFLEKCSADSYVIYDLRGTPQQVSTNFSKTFGWSLEELKDQGNLLVPDSERECLLSGILSARDGNPKWLVTRRLTKPGELLDIAFYPSPILDNEGQCIALLVIHRNLTQISEWKIIRDCPGEELISEWGFQQEQLSLQHVHEHRILFDKHSIGLAIVDLMGTCIRMNAEFAHALDLNGDNSLDSEALRSVFCTVGLWDKTLSSDSPDDCVITYKKTDDISMLLRIRTSLGKRRGSPNTVIALAVSDILPRHDTAACIQQDTRSPETSTALEEPSKDSMHNTQLAQKSVQQSVQHLMKTNGAVKKVLQLHQEYKNDIQERIQQNLRLAVLPILDELKKIETSASHKHLIDILDFNLRHIMSPFGAKILSFENKLTKRELQICHMIRAGKNSREIAAGLNLTYETVIVHRKNIRKKLGLKNEKSSLIGYLKKWA comes from the coding sequence ATGGAAGAGCTCTCTTTTCACGACTTAAGAAACCGGAGCGCGTGCTCGGGGGAATCCGAAATTCTTCATTCAGAAACGAGAGTCCGGCAAGGATTCCTTGAGAAATGTTCAGCCGACTCTTATGTAATTTACGATCTCCGCGGAACTCCTCAACAGGTAAGCACGAATTTCAGCAAGACGTTCGGATGGAGCCTCGAAGAACTCAAGGACCAAGGGAACCTACTTGTGCCGGATTCCGAGCGGGAATGTTTATTGTCCGGCATTTTATCGGCGCGTGATGGGAATCCCAAATGGCTGGTAACAAGAAGATTAACGAAACCCGGTGAACTCCTGGACATAGCCTTTTATCCTTCCCCGATACTCGACAACGAGGGTCAATGTATTGCACTGCTTGTTATACATCGCAATCTTACCCAAATTTCGGAATGGAAAATCATCCGAGATTGCCCGGGTGAGGAGTTGATATCCGAATGGGGTTTTCAACAAGAACAGTTGTCCCTTCAACACGTTCACGAACACCGGATACTGTTTGACAAACATTCTATCGGGTTGGCGATTGTGGATTTGATGGGAACATGTATTCGCATGAACGCAGAATTCGCACACGCGCTGGATCTTAATGGGGACAATTCACTGGATTCCGAGGCACTGAGATCGGTCTTCTGCACTGTCGGCCTTTGGGACAAGACATTATCGTCAGACAGCCCGGATGATTGTGTGATTACCTACAAGAAAACTGATGATATTTCAATGCTCCTCCGGATCCGGACCTCTCTCGGCAAACGAAGGGGATCGCCGAATACTGTAATTGCTCTGGCTGTTTCGGATATACTCCCCCGGCACGATACCGCTGCATGCATCCAACAAGATACGAGATCGCCTGAGACAAGTACCGCTTTAGAGGAACCGTCGAAAGATTCAATGCACAACACGCAACTTGCCCAAAAAAGTGTTCAACAAAGCGTACAGCATCTCATGAAGACGAATGGTGCAGTCAAGAAGGTTCTGCAACTACATCAGGAGTACAAAAACGACATCCAGGAACGTATTCAACAGAATTTAAGATTAGCTGTTTTGCCGATTCTCGATGAGTTAAAGAAAATTGAAACATCTGCATCTCACAAACATTTAATAGACATACTCGATTTTAACCTCAGGCACATTATGTCGCCATTTGGAGCAAAGATCCTTAGCTTTGAAAATAAGCTCACAAAAAGAGAACTGCAGATTTGCCACATGATCAGGGCTGGAAAGAACAGCAGAGAAATTGCCGCAGGGCTCAATTTGACTTACGAGACGGTAATCGTTCATCGAAAAAACATCAGGAAAAAGTTGGGCCTGAAGAATGAGAAATCGAGTCTCATCGGATATCTTAAGAAATGGGCGTAG
- a CDS encoding ankyrin repeat domain-containing protein, translated as MENSFIKAARTGDLVRIHQLILQGANPDADLEGIRPLAAAALAGHVAIVELLLSQGAQLNRTDQFGNTPLMEAALAGHREVVQLLLKRGAEIEARNIDGETALLRACMWGHTDVVELLWRVGARLNTPDKDGNTPLAWLYDKVIPNWWNCFWNWMLRSTRGVRTTGLRSLLRLPPGIKRLRKFFSIGESK; from the coding sequence ATGGAGAATAGTTTCATCAAAGCGGCCCGAACCGGGGACTTGGTTCGAATTCATCAGTTGATCCTACAAGGAGCGAATCCGGATGCCGATCTGGAAGGAATAAGACCTCTCGCGGCTGCTGCTCTCGCCGGTCACGTCGCCATCGTGGAACTGCTGTTATCACAAGGAGCGCAGCTTAATCGCACGGACCAATTCGGGAATACGCCCTTGATGGAAGCCGCCCTCGCCGGCCACCGCGAGGTGGTTCAACTGCTTCTGAAACGAGGCGCGGAAATAGAGGCGCGCAACATAGATGGTGAAACGGCATTGCTCAGAGCCTGCATGTGGGGGCACACGGATGTCGTGGAACTCTTGTGGCGTGTCGGTGCTCGCCTGAATACTCCGGACAAGGACGGAAACACTCCGCTCGCATGGCTATACGACAAGGTTATCCCGAACTGGTGGAATTGCTTCTGGAACTGGATGCTCAGGTCCACCCGGGGAGTCCGGACAACAGGGCTGCGCTCGCTCTTGCGGCTTCCTCCGGGCATCAAGAGGTTACGGAAATTCTTCTCGATCGGGGAGTCGAAATAG